CAGGAACGTCACGTCGTCGATACCGTGGCCCGCCCGCTTCCCGAGCATCGCCGCGACCCAGCGGTCCGCCAGCTCGTCGTCGGAGGCTCCGGCACGCATCGCCGCCCGGAGGTCGGACTCGGTGCTCGCGAACAGGCAGTCGCGCACCTGACCGTCCGCCGTCAGCCGGACCCGGTCGCAGTCCCCGCAGAACGGCCGGGTCACCGAGGCGATCACCCCGACGCTGGCAGGGCCGCCGTCGACCAGGAACTCCTCGGCCGGCGCGCTGCCGCGCGGCGTACCGGTCGGGGTGAGGACGAACTCGGACTCCAGCGAGGCCAGGATCTCCTCGGCGGTGACCATGTCCTCGCGTGTCCACCCGTGCTGGGCGTCCAGCGGCATCTGCTCGATGAAGCGCAGCTGGTAGCCGCGCTCGAGGCACCAGGCGAGCAGCTCCGGCGCCTGGTCGTCGTTGATCCCGCGCAGCAGGACGGCGTTGACCTTCACCGGGGTGAGGCCGGCTGCCTCGGCCGCCCGGAGGCCGGCGATCACGTCGTGCAGCCGGTCCCGGCGGGTGATCGTGTGGAAGTCCGCGGCCCGCACGGTGTCCAGGCTGACGTTCACCCGGTCGAGGCCCGCGGCAGCAAGGGTCGGCGCGACCCGCTCGAGACCCAGCGCGTTCGTCGTGATCGAGACGTCGGGGGTCGGGGCCAGCGCCTTGGTACGGCGCACGATGTCGGCAAGCCCGCGGCGCAGCAGGGGTTCGCCCCCGGTGAACCGGACCTCGGTGATCCCGAGACGTTCCACGCCGATGCCGACGAGCCGGACCACCTCGTCGTCGGTCAGCGCCTCCTCGTGCGGGAGCCAGTCCAGGCCTTCGGCCGGCATGCAGTAGCTGCAGCGAAGGTTGCACCGGTCCGTCAGGGAGACCCTGAGGTCGGTGGCGATGCGACCGTGACGGTCGACCAGCTCCTGCGTGCGCATGAACCGATCCTAGTGTCCGACCCTCAAGGACCCACGGCTACGCTCGCCCGAGTGAGGTTCTTGTTCACCCGTCGCTGGGTCCTGTTCGCGCTGACCGTCGCGGCGCTGGCCTGGTTGGCCACCCAGCTCGGGCAGTGGCAGTTCGGCCGGCTCGACGAGCGCCGCGAGCTGAACACCCTGGTGGCCAAGAACCTCGACCTCCCACCCGTCCCGGTCGCCGACGTCCTCAGCATCGGCAAGGACCCGGCCAAGGGCGACGAGTGGCGCAAGGTGGTCGTGCACGGCACCTGGGACGACGAGAACACCATCGTGCTGAAGTACCAGACCCGCGACGGCGGGCCCGGGGTCGACGTCGTCACTCCCCTGGTCACCTGCGCCCAGGTGGAGACCGGCGGCAACGGGGACCCGGACGACGACACCTGCGCGACCAACGGTCCGGCCGTCCTGGTGGACCGCGGCTGGATGAAGACCGACAACAGCGGCGGTGAGCGTCCGAAGCTCCCGGCCGCCACCGCGGGCCAGGTCACCGTGGTCGGCTGGGTGCGCCGCAACGCGACGGGCGGCTCGACCGAGGTCAACGACCTGGCCACCCGCGCGGTCTCGAGCAAGGCGGCCAGCGCGGTGCTGAACCAGCAGAAGACCGGCTACGAGCTCTACGGCGGCTGGCTGGACCTGCACACCGAGACGCCCGAGGCGGAGGGCAGCCTCGCGGCTGTCGAGCTGCCCGACGACACCAGCGAGGGTCCGCACTTCTTCTACGGCCTGCAGTGGTGGTTCTTCGCCGCCCTGGCCATCTTCGGGTTCGGCTACCTCGCGTACGACGAGCGTCGCCAGGCACGTTCACAAGCGCGCTCAGAGGGCGCGCAGCATGCCCCCGTCGACCGGGAGCATGACTCCGGTCACGAACGATGACTGCGGGCTGAGCAGGAACGCAGCCGCTTCGGCGAACTCCGCCGGCTCCCCGTAGCGGCCCAGCGGGATCGACTCGATCGCGCGTGCCTTGGCCGCCTCGCCGTCGCCGGTCCCGGCGTCGAGCTCGGCCAGCCGGTCCGTGGCGATCCGTCCGGGCAGCAGGCCGTTCACCCGGATGGCGCGCGGTCCCAGCTCGTCGGCCAGGGTCTTGGCGACCATGGCGAGCCCGGGACGCAGCCCGTTCGAGACCGCCAGGTTGGCCAGCGGAGCCCGGACCGAGGAGGAGAGCACGAACGCGATCGAGCCGGGACCGGAGATCGCCTCGGCCACCGTGCGTGCGGTGCGGACCGCGCCGAGGAACACCGACTCGAACGCAGCGGTCCACGCTGCGTCGGGCGTCTCCATCACGGTGCCCGTGGGCGGACCGCCGACCGAGATCAGCGCACCGTCGAGCCTGCCGAACGCGCTCCGCGCGAGCTCCACGAGACCGGCGGCCGCGTCGGGCGAGGCCGAGTCCGCGGCCAGGCCGCGGGCACCCTCGCCGAGCCGGGTGACCGCGGCGTCCACGCCCTCCTGGTGCCGCCCGGACACCACGACCCGGGCGCCGCGCTCGAGGAGCAGCGCGGCGGTCGCGAAGCCGAGACCGCGGGTACCGCCGGTGACGACGTAGACGGAACCCTCCAGGGGGCCGTTCACGGCTGCACCAGCACGTCGGTGGCGAACTGGGTGGCGTACAGGTGGGCGTAGGTGCCGTCCAGGGCGACCAGCTCCGCGTGCGTGCCGCGCTCACTGATCCGCCCGTCCTCGACGACAAGGATCTGGTCGGCGTTCAGCACCGTCGAGAGCCGGTGGGCGATCACCAGCGACGTGCGCCCCTCCAGGGCCTTGTCGAGCGCCGCCTGGACGGCCTGCTCGGACTCGGAGTCCAGGTGGGCGGTCGCTTCGTCCAGCACCACGATCGAGGGGGCCTTGAGGAGCAGGCGCGCGATCGCGAGCCGCTGCCGCTCCCCACCGGAGAGCCGGTAACCGCGGTCGCCGACGACCGTGTCCAGCTCGTCGGGCAGCGACCGCACCAGGGAACCGATCTGGGCGGCGTCGAGCGCGTCCCAGATCTCGGTGTCGGCCGCGCCCGGCCGCGCGTAGCGGAGGTTCGCCCGGATCGTGTCGTGGAACATGTGCGCGTCCTGGGTGACGTACCCGATCGTGTCCTCGAGCGACTGCAGGGTGAGGTCACGGACGTCGTGCGAACCCACGCGCACGGCGCCGCCAGTGACGTCGTACAGGCGCGCGACGAGGTGGGTGATCGTCGTCTTCCCGGCGCCCGAGGGCCCGACCAGGGCGACCATCTGCCCGCGCTCCGCGGTGAAGGAGACGTCGTGCAGCACCTGTGCCTGGTCCCGGCTCTCGGGCCGTGCGACCACCTCGAGGCTCGCCAGTGAGACCTCGTCGGCGCGCGGGTAGGTGAAGTCGACCTGGTCGAACTCCAGGCGACCGGCGGTGTGCGGCAGGATCACCGCGTCCGGGCGCTCGGCGACGGTCGAGGGCAGATCGAGGACCTCGAAGACACGGTCGAAGCTGACCAGCGCGGTCATCACGTCGACCCGCACGTTCGAGAGCCCCTGCAGCGGTCCCAGAAGACGCAGCAGCAGGGTCGCCAACGCGGTCAGGGTGCCGATCGTCAGGGTCGAGTCGATGACCAGGTGGCCGCCGATCCCCCAGACCAGCGCCGTCGCCAGTGCCGGG
The DNA window shown above is from Marmoricola sp. OAE513 and carries:
- a CDS encoding SDR family oxidoreductase — its product is MNGPLEGSVYVVTGGTRGLGFATAALLLERGARVVVSGRHQEGVDAAVTRLGEGARGLAADSASPDAAAGLVELARSAFGRLDGALISVGGPPTGTVMETPDAAWTAAFESVFLGAVRTARTVAEAISGPGSIAFVLSSSVRAPLANLAVSNGLRPGLAMVAKTLADELGPRAIRVNGLLPGRIATDRLAELDAGTGDGEAAKARAIESIPLGRYGEPAEFAEAAAFLLSPQSSFVTGVMLPVDGGMLRAL
- a CDS encoding SURF1 family protein, which codes for MRFLFTRRWVLFALTVAALAWLATQLGQWQFGRLDERRELNTLVAKNLDLPPVPVADVLSIGKDPAKGDEWRKVVVHGTWDDENTIVLKYQTRDGGPGVDVVTPLVTCAQVETGGNGDPDDDTCATNGPAVLVDRGWMKTDNSGGERPKLPAATAGQVTVVGWVRRNATGGSTEVNDLATRAVSSKAASAVLNQQKTGYELYGGWLDLHTETPEAEGSLAAVELPDDTSEGPHFFYGLQWWFFAALAIFGFGYLAYDERRQARSQARSEGAQHAPVDREHDSGHER
- a CDS encoding ABC transporter ATP-binding protein yields the protein MSAMSPMMAAMRAMRTDPSVVDQKLTRRTLRRVLGFAGPHKKLISGFIFFVVLDAALVVVTPLLVKYLLDDGIVAGNGSVITWVALAMVGVALVDALLGVASGYLSSRIGENLIFDLRTQVFAHVQRMSLAFFTRTQTGALVSRLNNDVIGAQRAFTSTLSSTVANTISVVVVGVAMVTLSWQITLACLALFPILLVASRWVGRQLSGLTRQQMDGNADLSSLMTERFNVGGALLLKLFGRREDEDAVYAEKAGVVRDLGIRISLVTRIFAATMMLIPALATALVWGIGGHLVIDSTLTIGTLTALATLLLRLLGPLQGLSNVRVDVMTALVSFDRVFEVLDLPSTVAERPDAVILPHTAGRLEFDQVDFTYPRADEVSLASLEVVARPESRDQAQVLHDVSFTAERGQMVALVGPSGAGKTTITHLVARLYDVTGGAVRVGSHDVRDLTLQSLEDTIGYVTQDAHMFHDTIRANLRYARPGAADTEIWDALDAAQIGSLVRSLPDELDTVVGDRGYRLSGGERQRLAIARLLLKAPSIVVLDEATAHLDSESEQAVQAALDKALEGRTSLVIAHRLSTVLNADQILVVEDGRISERGTHAELVALDGTYAHLYATQFATDVLVQP
- the moaA gene encoding GTP 3',8-cyclase MoaA, encoding MRTQELVDRHGRIATDLRVSLTDRCNLRCSYCMPAEGLDWLPHEEALTDDEVVRLVGIGVERLGITEVRFTGGEPLLRRGLADIVRRTKALAPTPDVSITTNALGLERVAPTLAAAGLDRVNVSLDTVRAADFHTITRRDRLHDVIAGLRAAEAAGLTPVKVNAVLLRGINDDQAPELLAWCLERGYQLRFIEQMPLDAQHGWTREDMVTAEEILASLESEFVLTPTGTPRGSAPAEEFLVDGGPASVGVIASVTRPFCGDCDRVRLTADGQVRDCLFASTESDLRAAMRAGASDDELADRWVAAMLGKRAGHGIDDVTFLQPDRPMSAIGG